The proteins below are encoded in one region of Planifilum fimeticola:
- a CDS encoding GNAT family N-acetyltransferase, with protein sequence MGNLDRAAPSGRMVLRKTEERDLDAVLKMEADARPWVIGWSEKQHRNAMRDPDAEHWVMEDPDTGQPVGYVILQGIQNPHGSIELTRIVVSRPGRGLGKEALRFFIRRCFGELGAHRLWLDVMEHNERARRAYESVGFVREGTLRECLKIGERYVSLHIMSILRHEAKLI encoded by the coding sequence ATGGGGAACTTGGATCGGGCTGCGCCTTCGGGTCGCATGGTACTGCGCAAAACGGAGGAAAGGGATTTGGATGCCGTGCTGAAAATGGAAGCCGATGCCCGCCCGTGGGTGATCGGATGGTCTGAGAAGCAGCATCGGAATGCCATGAGGGATCCCGATGCTGAACACTGGGTGATGGAGGACCCCGACACCGGACAACCCGTGGGGTATGTGATTCTGCAGGGCATCCAAAATCCCCACGGCTCCATCGAACTAACGCGGATCGTGGTGTCCCGGCCGGGACGGGGGTTGGGAAAGGAAGCCCTTCGGTTTTTCATCCGTCGATGCTTTGGCGAGTTGGGGGCCCACCGCCTGTGGCTCGATGTGATGGAGCACAATGAAAGGGCCCGCCGCGCATACGAATCGGTGGGTTTCGTCCGGGAGGGGACGCTTCGGGAATGCCTGAAGATCGGGGAAAGATACGTCTCCCTTCACATCATGTCCATCCTGAGACATGAGGCGAAGTTGATTTGA